In a genomic window of Trichoderma atroviride chromosome 4, complete sequence:
- a CDS encoding uncharacterized protein (EggNog:ENOG41), with product MARQTGTTKPKGTTKPRHTKSRDALSATSGTSKKDKKEKKLPRLEFTERALVAASRRDDRTLELRIESAHKASAIHKARTGKGFFVSEAGVLNKEMYEEDALLPRFTAMGLSAPPGFVVNPNTVRDLLAESDRSWRENDVNKMFAQMFPHADEHARRFSQQSSPLQPYSPQEYSSSMPSSMSPTSPPPAYESTATMQLPQQSHHFPQWGPNNIDFAMPQTQAPAPTDMFPPLFDFSPSSASDQSMSSMSTPSFGGSPIPEFLHIDPTQTQHEILHQELFPEADSALFWE from the exons ATGGCCCGGCAGACAGGCACCACCAAGCCAAAGGGCACGACTAAGCCAAGACACACAAAGTCGAGAGACGCCTTATCAGCAACTAGTGGTACCAgcaagaaggacaagaaggag AAAAAGCTTCCTCGTCTCGAATTCACAGAGCGTGCGCTGGTTGCCGCTTCACGCCGGGATGACCGCACCTTGGAGCTTCGGATAGAGTCCGCTCACAAGGCGAGTGCCATCCACAAGGCACGTACCGGAAAGGGATTTTTCGTCTCAGAGGCCGGAGTGCTCAACAAGGAGATGTACGAAGAAGACGCTCTTTTGCCGAGATTCACAGCCATGGGCTTGAGCGCGCCCCCCGGATTTGTCGTCAACCCCAACACAGTGAGAGACCTGCTGGCAGAGTCTGACCGAAGTTGGCGTGAAAACGACGTCAATAAGATGTTTGCTCAGATGTTTCCGCATGCCGACGAGCACGCCCGCAGATTCTCTCAGCAATCGTCTCCTCTCCAGCCATATTCTCCCCAGGAATACTCTTCTTCTATGCCGTCTTCCATGTCTCCTACTTCTCCGCCCCCGGCATATGAGTCTACTGCCACCATGCAACTACCTCAGCAATCTCACCACTTCCCACAATGGGGTCCCAACAACATAGATTTCGCAATGCCACAGACGCAGGCGCCGGCACCGACAGACATGTTCCCACCCCTTTTCGATTTTTCACCTTCGTCTGCGAGCGATCAGTCCATGTCTTCAATGTCGACTCCCTCTTTTGGCGGCTCTCCCATCCCTGAGTTTCTGCACATCGACCCCACTCAGACGCAGCACGAAATACTTCACCAGGAACTATTTCCCGAGGCAGATTCGGCTCTGTTTTGGGAGTAG